One window of Trifolium pratense cultivar HEN17-A07 linkage group LG5, ARS_RC_1.1, whole genome shotgun sequence genomic DNA carries:
- the LOC123885967 gene encoding uncharacterized protein LOC123885967 — protein MEAGASSSSSRPPVFSKPPIFLTKRFDKEEKMSTPYEKLELVIEQPVDFESLKANGYDVKKYFEDQYWMNFFDILNGPVYTELVKDFWPRCEVVEKEDADREYKLKVAENPKVNKGKSRRDLGLREFTETEIRSGVSGFEVVITQTTIAELLKIPNEGFCIDFSKEGRESPYANMINRYLYESELSEPTNKTLHLKKPVKVLVKIMQGSIFPRSGGTDQVSWNHRHFLFKHQGWYGCQESLQEDCLTQID, from the coding sequence ATGGAAGCTGGTGCGTCATCGTCATCTTCTCGTCCTCCTGTGTTCAGTAAACCTCCAATCTTCCTAACCAAGAGATTCGACAAGGAAGAAAAAATGTCTACTCCGTATGAGAAATTGGAACTGGTAATCGAACAACCTGTAGACTTCGAAAGTCTGAAAGCTAATGGGTATGATGTTAAGAAGTATTTTGAAGATCAGTATTGGATGAACTTCTTTGACATTCTGAATGGTCCGGTTTATACTGAGTTAGTAAAGGATTTTTGGCCAAGATGCGAAGTGGTGGAAAAGGAAGACGCTGATAGGGAATACAAACTGAAGGTTGCTGAGAATCCAAAGGTCAACAAAGGGAAATCTCGTCGTGATTTGGGTTTAAGAGAGTTTACAGAAACAGAAATTAGGTCTGGAGTTTCTGGGTTTGAAGTGGTTATTACTCAAACCACAATTGCTGAACTTCTGAAAATTCCTAATGAAGGATTTTGTATCGACTTTagcaaagaaggaagagaaTCTCCTTATGCTAACATGATCAACAGATATCTGTATGAATCTGAACTCTCTGAACCAACAAACAAGACTCTCCATCTGAAGAAACCAGTTAAGGTTCTGGTTAAGATTATGCAAGGTTCAATCTTTCCCAGGTCAGGAGGAACAGACCAAGTGTCTTGGAATCACAGACACTTTCTGTTCAAGCATCAGGGCTGGTATGGCTGTCAGGAATCCCTCCAAGAAGATTGTCTAACCCAGATTGATTAG